Within Paracoccus jeotgali, the genomic segment CGTGGATGCTCCTGTGCGGGTTCGCGGGCAAGGCGTTCGCGCCCGCCAATGCAGACGCGATTCGTCAACTATCACCGAAGCACCGGATGGGCGCAACCGCCCCCGACACATCGCCGGGGGCAGTTTTTCAGGCCGCCCGCAAGCCTTATTCCGGGATCAGGATCGGCTGGTCGAGCCAGTGTTCTTCCAGATTGACCCCCTCGCCCACGCGGTCGATCACGGCGAACAGCCCGCTGCCGTCCAGCGGGCACAGGACGCCGTGCCAGACATTGCGGCCCAGATTGACCCCCTGCCCCGGCCGGGTCAGGAAGGCGCGGAAGTTGACCGGCACCCCGTCGCGATCATCCGCCACGACGACCAGAAACCGGCTTTCCGACATGGGCAGGAACGCCTGCGACCCAAGAGGGTGGCGCTCCACCATCGTCAGGCGAAAGGGCAGCGCGCGCAGCTTGGCCTGAAACAGGCTGATGCCGGCCTGCCCGGCCTCGGACGGCTGCTGGCCGTCGATGATGTCCAGCCGGGCGCGGTTGTGATAGCGCCCGCACATGCCTTCATTGATCAGCTTGTCGGGCGCGCCCGCGGCTTCCAGCACGTCCCCCCAGGGGCAAAGGCGTCGGCGGTCAGCGGCTCGCTGTGCAGGACCGGGTCGGCGGTCTGGGCGTCGGTCACGGCAACATTCCTTTCAGGCGCAATTCTGCGATGCGTTCGACCTGACGGCAGGCCTCGGCAAACTCGGTGTCGCGGTCATTGTCGATGCGGCGCTGGAAGGCGGACAGGATGCCTGCCTTGTCATGGTCGCGCACGGCGATGATGAAGGGAAAGCCGTGCTTGGCGACATAGGTGTCGTTCAACTGCGTGAAGCGCGATTTCTCGTCATCCGTCAGCGCGTCCAGCCCCGCGCTCGCCTGTTCCGAGGTCGAATCGGCGGTCAGGCGCTTGGCCTCGGCCAGTTTCCCGGCAAGGTCGGGGTGCGCGGTCAGCACGCCCAGCCGTTCATCGTCAGACGCGGTGCGGAAGACGCGGCACAGCGCGTTGTGCAGCCCGACGGCGCTGTCATGGGCGGGGCCAAGTTCCAACCCATGGGCGCGCTGCGCGATCCAGGGCGAATGTTCGAACACGCCGCCGAAGCGGTCGACGAAGCGCGCCTCGTCCATCTGGGACGGGCGTTCGTGGCGCTGCGGGGGGTGGGTTTCCGCCCAGTGCCGCGCGATGTCGATGCGGCGCGGCGTCCAGACGCCTTCGAAGCCCGCGATATAGCCGATGAACCGCTTCAGCCCCGCCATCTTGCCGGGCCGCCCGATCAGGCGGCAATGCAGCCCCACGCTCATCATCTTGGCCGCGCCCGCCTCGCCTTCGGCATAGAGCACGTCGAAGGAGTCCTTGAGATACTGATAGAACTGCTCACCAGTGATATAGCCGGGCGCGGTGGCAAAGCGCATGTCATTGGCTTCAAGCGTATAGGGAATGACCAGTTGGTCACGGTCGCCAACCTCGCGCCAATAGGGCAGATCGTCGTCATAGGTGTCCGAGACATAGGCGAATTGCCCGGTTTCGGCGGTCAGGCGGACGGTGTTTTCGCTGCAGCGCCCGGTGTACCAGCCCTGCGGCGGCTCGCCCGTCACCTCGGCATGCAGGCGGATCGCCTCTTCGATGGCGGCGCGTTCGACGGGTTCGGGCATGTCCTTGTGCTCGACCCATTTCAGGCCGTGGCTGGCGATTTCCCAGCCCGCGTCTTTCATCGCCGCCACCTGTTCGGGGCTGCGCGCAAGGGCCGAGGCGACGCCGTAGATTGTTACCGGGATATCGGCGCCGGTGAACAGCCGGTGCAGGCGCCAGAACCCGGCGCGGGCGCCGTATTCATAGATCGATTCCATGTTCCAGTGCCGCTGCCCGGCCCACATGGACGCGCCGGCGATGTCGGACAGGAACGCTTCGGATGCCGCGTCGCCGTGCAGGATGCTGTTTTCGCCGCCTTCTTCGTAATTCAGGACGAACTGCACCGCGATCCTGGCACCATTGGGCCATTTTGCATCCGGCGGGTTCGGGCCATAGCCGCGCATGTCGCGAGGATAACGATTCATGGTCTGCCTCCGTTGGTCGCCCCTGTTCTAACGCGGCGCTGCCGCGCTGACTTTAGCGTTTTTACTGAAAATGCTTCTGGTGGCTTTCCTATGGGCGGATGGCGTGAAACCGTCCAGACTGACGCCGTCACGATAAGAGGAACGACCATGGCCGGATATCTGACCACCCATGTCCTGGACACCGCCAGCGGCCGTCCCGCCGCGGGTCTGGTGATCGACCTGTACCGCATCACCGAAAGCGGACGCGAGCATCTGAAGACCGTCACCACCAATGATGACGGGCGCACCGATGAACAGATCCTGCCGCAGGCGGATTTCGCCACCGGCACCTATGAGCTGGTGTTCCATGCCGGCGACTATCTGAAGCAGAACGATTTTCTGGACGAGATCCCGCTGCGCTTCAACATGTCCGAGGGCACGCATTACCATGTGCCGCTGCTGCTGTCGCCCTACGGCTATTCGACCTATCGGGGCAGCTAGGCCAAGGCTTGCGGCAGTCACCGCTCAGGCGGTTTCTGCCAGCGCCTTCTGGATGTGGGCGACCATGAATTCGATGAACAGCCGCGTCTTGGGGTCCTGGCCCCGGCGGTGGCTGTAAAGGCAGGCCATCTGCACCGGCATCGGCGGTTCCTTGGGCAGCACCGTCACGAGACGGCGACTGCGCAGATGCTCGACCACCTCGAAAACGGGTTTCAGCGCGATCCCCTGCCCCAGCAGCGCCCATGCGGTCAGCACCTCGCCGTGATCACATTCCAGCGGCCCCTTGACCGGGATGCGCCGCACGCCGTCGGCGGTTTGCAGCGGCCACTGGAACTCTGGCGCGCCGGGAAAGCGCAGGTTCAGGCAGTCATGGCTGCCATCGACCAACTCGCTGCTGCTGCGCGGACTGCCGCGCCGCGCGATATAGTCGGGCGAGGCACACAGCACCCGCGGGCAATCCGCGATCTTGCGGATGCGCAGCGAGGAATCCTCGGGCTGGCCCAGGAAAAAGCTGGCGTCCAGCCCCTCGGCGGTGATGTCCAGCCGGCGGTCGGATAGCCGCAGACGGACGTTGATGAGGGGATAAAGCTGGCGGAACTGCGGGATCGCGGGTGCGACCAGCCGCTGCCCCAACCCCAGCGGCGCCGAGACATACAGCGTCCCGCGCGGGTTCTCCGTCACTTCGCTGATCTCGGCCTCGGCCTCGTCCACGGCGGCCAGAATCCGCACCGCGCCGTTATAGAAGATCTCGCCCTGCTCGGTCGGGTTCAGCATCCGGGTGGTGCGCTGGAACAGCCGCACGCCCAGATGTTCCTCAAGCTGCGAGATGCGGGACGACGCCACCGCCGCCGACACCCGCATGTCGCGCGCAGCCGCGGACATGCTGCCCAGTTCATAGACGCGCGCAAAGGTTCTGACATTGTCCAGATAGGCCATGAAAACGAAAACCGCCGGGAATTGCAGGACGCGGCCAGTCTGGCACGAAAGCGAACGCCGCGCCAGATCGGCGCGGCGTGGGGCTCGTTGCGGGTTCGTTGCGGGTTCCGCGCGGCGGCGATCAGGCCGCGTGCTTGGCCTTGAACTGGCGGCGATAGTCATGCAGCAGCGGCTCGGTATAGCCCGAGGGCTGTTCGCGGCCCTTGAAGACCAGATCGCAGGCCGCCTGGAAGGCCAGCGAGTCCGAGCCGTCGCCCATCGGCAGATAGGCCGGGTCGCCCTCGTTCTGGCGGTCCACGATCTCGGCCGCCTTGTGCATGGCCGCCCTCACGCGATCCTCCGAGACGATGCCGTGATGCAGCCAGTTGGCCAGCATCTGCGAGCTGATCCGGCAGGTGGCGCGGTCCTCCATCTGGCCCACATCGGCGATGTCGGGCACCTTGGAACAGCCGACGCCCTGGTCAATCCAGCGCACGACATAGCCCAGAATCCCCTGCGCGTTGTTCAGGATCTCGGCGTCGATATCGGCCTCGGGGTAGCCGTTCGAAGGCGCCAGCGGGATGGTCAGCAGCTCGTCCAGGCTGCGGCGGGGACCGGCCTCGCGCAGTTCGTCCTGACGCTGTTCGACATCGACCTGATGATAATGGACGGCGTGCAGCGTGGCGGCGGTGGGCGACGGCACCCAGGCGGTGTTGGCGCCGGCCTTGGGATGGCCGATCTTGGCGGCCAGCATCGCCTCCATCAGGTCGGGCATGGCCCACATCCCCTTGCCGATCTGGCCCCGGCCCTGAAAGCCGCAGGCCAGCGCGATATCGACGTTGCGATCCTCATAAGCCGCCAGCCACGGCTCGTCGCGCATCTGCGCCTTGCGCTTCATCACGCCCGCTTCCATCGAGGTGTGAATCTCGTCCCCGGTGCGGTCGAGGAAGCCGGTGTTGACGAAGACCGCGCGGTGACGTGCGGCGCGGATGCACTCCTTGAGGTTGGCCGAGGTGCGGCGTTCCTCGTCCATGATGCCCAACTTGACGGTATAGCGCGGCAGGCCGAGGATTTCCTCGACCAGCGCAAAGGTCTCGTCGGCAAAGGCGACCTCGGCCGGGCCGTGCATCTTGGGCTTGACGACATAGACCGACGCGGCCGAGTTCGACTGTGCGCCGCGCAGATCATGCAGCGCCGCGGTGACGGTATACAGCGCGTCCAGCAGCCCCTCATGCACCTCGGCCCCGTCTTCGGTCAGCACGGCGGGGTTGGTCATCAGATGGCCGACATTGCGCACGAACATCAGCGCCCGACCCTTCATCGAGGACGCATTGCCATCCGCGTCGCGATAGTCGATCCTGTCCGCCAGCCTGCGGGTGACGGATTTGCCGCCCTTCTGGAAGGTGTCCTGCAGCGTGCCCTTCATCAGCCCCAGCCAGTTGTCATAGGCCAGAACCTTGTCGGCGGCGTCGACGGCGGCGATGGAATCCTCGCAATCCATGATGACGGTCAGCGCCGCTTCCAGACGCAGATCGGACACGCCGGCCTTGTCGGTCTTGCCGATCGGGTGGTTGCGGTCGATGTCGATGATGATGTGCAGCCCGTTATGGATCAGCACGATCCCGTCGGGCGCGTCCTGACTGCCGATAAAGCCCGCATAAGCGCCTGCATCCTGCAGCCCGACCTCGCCCTGCGGCGTGCTGGCGCGCAACGCGCCGCCCGCGATCCGATAGGCGGTCACATCGGCGTGGCTCGCCCCGTCCAGCGGCACGGCGTCGTCCAGGAACTTCTTGGCCCAGGCGATGACCTGCGCGCCGCGATCCGCGTCATAGCCGCCTTCGGGTGGCAGGCTGCCCATCGCGTCCGAACCGTAAAGCGCGTCATAAAGGCTACCCCAGCGGGCATTCGCGGCGTTCAGCGCAAAGCGCGCGTTCATCACCGGCACCACCAGTTGCGGGCCCGAGAGCAGCGCGACCTCGGGGTCGACGTTTTCGGTTTCGATGGTGAAATCCGGGCCTTCGGGCTGCAGATAGCCGATCTGCTCCAGAAAGGCGCGATAGGCGGCGGCGTCGAAGGGGGTCTTGCGATGGGCGATGTGCCAGCGGTCGATGGCCTGCTGCAGTTCGGCCCGCTTGTCCAGCAGGGCCGCGTTCTGGGGCGTCAGGCCCGAGACCATCCGGGCCAGACCGTCCCAGAATGCACCCGCCTCGATCCCGGTCCCCGGCAGCAGCTTGTTTTCAGTGAAATCGACCAGTTTCGCGGCGACCTGAAGGCCGGATTTCTGCGCGTATTCCATCGAACGTCTTCCC encodes:
- a CDS encoding ureidoglycolate lyase, whose translation is MLEAAGAPDKLINEGMCGRYHNRARLDIIDGQQPSEAGQAGISLFQAKLRALPFRLTMVERHPLGSQAFLPMSESRFLVVVADDRDGVPVNFRAFLTRPGQGVNLGRNVWHGVLCPLDGSGLFAVIDRVGEGVNLEEHWLDQPILIPE
- the puuE gene encoding allantoinase PuuE translates to MNRYPRDMRGYGPNPPDAKWPNGARIAVQFVLNYEEGGENSILHGDAASEAFLSDIAGASMWAGQRHWNMESIYEYGARAGFWRLHRLFTGADIPVTIYGVASALARSPEQVAAMKDAGWEIASHGLKWVEHKDMPEPVERAAIEEAIRLHAEVTGEPPQGWYTGRCSENTVRLTAETGQFAYVSDTYDDDLPYWREVGDRDQLVIPYTLEANDMRFATAPGYITGEQFYQYLKDSFDVLYAEGEAGAAKMMSVGLHCRLIGRPGKMAGLKRFIGYIAGFEGVWTPRRIDIARHWAETHPPQRHERPSQMDEARFVDRFGGVFEHSPWIAQRAHGLELGPAHDSAVGLHNALCRVFRTASDDERLGVLTAHPDLAGKLAEAKRLTADSTSEQASAGLDALTDDEKSRFTQLNDTYVAKHGFPFIIAVRDHDKAGILSAFQRRIDNDRDTEFAEACRQVERIAELRLKGMLP
- the uraH gene encoding hydroxyisourate hydrolase, translating into MAGYLTTHVLDTASGRPAAGLVIDLYRITESGREHLKTVTTNDDGRTDEQILPQADFATGTYELVFHAGDYLKQNDFLDEIPLRFNMSEGTHYHVPLLLSPYGYSTYRGS
- a CDS encoding LysR family transcriptional regulator; the protein is MAYLDNVRTFARVYELGSMSAAARDMRVSAAVASSRISQLEEHLGVRLFQRTTRMLNPTEQGEIFYNGAVRILAAVDEAEAEISEVTENPRGTLYVSAPLGLGQRLVAPAIPQFRQLYPLINVRLRLSDRRLDITAEGLDASFFLGQPEDSSLRIRKIADCPRVLCASPDYIARRGSPRSSSELVDGSHDCLNLRFPGAPEFQWPLQTADGVRRIPVKGPLECDHGEVLTAWALLGQGIALKPVFEVVEHLRSRRLVTVLPKEPPMPVQMACLYSHRRGQDPKTRLFIEFMVAHIQKALAETA
- a CDS encoding malate synthase G, which codes for MEYAQKSGLQVAAKLVDFTENKLLPGTGIEAGAFWDGLARMVSGLTPQNAALLDKRAELQQAIDRWHIAHRKTPFDAAAYRAFLEQIGYLQPEGPDFTIETENVDPEVALLSGPQLVVPVMNARFALNAANARWGSLYDALYGSDAMGSLPPEGGYDADRGAQVIAWAKKFLDDAVPLDGASHADVTAYRIAGGALRASTPQGEVGLQDAGAYAGFIGSQDAPDGIVLIHNGLHIIIDIDRNHPIGKTDKAGVSDLRLEAALTVIMDCEDSIAAVDAADKVLAYDNWLGLMKGTLQDTFQKGGKSVTRRLADRIDYRDADGNASSMKGRALMFVRNVGHLMTNPAVLTEDGAEVHEGLLDALYTVTAALHDLRGAQSNSAASVYVVKPKMHGPAEVAFADETFALVEEILGLPRYTVKLGIMDEERRTSANLKECIRAARHRAVFVNTGFLDRTGDEIHTSMEAGVMKRKAQMRDEPWLAAYEDRNVDIALACGFQGRGQIGKGMWAMPDLMEAMLAAKIGHPKAGANTAWVPSPTAATLHAVHYHQVDVEQRQDELREAGPRRSLDELLTIPLAPSNGYPEADIDAEILNNAQGILGYVVRWIDQGVGCSKVPDIADVGQMEDRATCRISSQMLANWLHHGIVSEDRVRAAMHKAAEIVDRQNEGDPAYLPMGDGSDSLAFQAACDLVFKGREQPSGYTEPLLHDYRRQFKAKHAA